In a genomic window of Salmo trutta chromosome 32, fSalTru1.1, whole genome shotgun sequence:
- the LOC115170797 gene encoding nuclear pore complex protein DDB_G0274915-like isoform X7, with the protein MSSKMSASISLEQDLFNCPICLDLLKDPVTMPCGHSHCMGCIQGLWEQEDQIGGQICPQCKESLTQPWPTLNRNTILAEMVAKLKKTELQAAPLTEDVVACDFCTRGANQAVKSCLVCLASYCETHLKPHYENPAFGRHTLLDATRRLQERVCSTHHKLLEIYCRTDKLCVCVSCALYDHKGHVTVPASAERMEKQKETEATGGSCRQKVKEKEEEAEHLRGALMLFKRSAREAVLASTRTLSELKVYLERRGNEVKELIRAQEKVEVNRAEAQLQRLEQEIIALKKRDSELKKLTLTQDDAYFLQHYQDPSSSPVSEDLPSVNIDPLCDFGTVKRAYTHFKEQLECFCDGGMKRILNTVKAIHMLQSPKPSQSPKTIGQANGSPPAFKPALVMGEPTVTCNTPLSLCTKSSILKYSSMSKPPTGTAILFTKKGPSNDTKPAARVEAILAKPLSTTDNLLLTKSASNMNINPLLTKSLSNTEGFTKPASGAGIAVLNTEPAPTTSSSIFNCPVGVCGKPAVDVDDFCKAALNTDSGPFTKLVSDNNSREKHSTGFSFGKPKCNTGSALFGKPESNTGLSLLGKPESNTGFSFGKPESSTGLSLFGKPESSTGLSLFGKPESSTGLSLFGKPESSTGLSLFGKPESSTGLSLFGKPESSTGLSLFGKPESNTGFSFGKPESSTGLSLFGKPESSTGLSLFGKPESSTGLSLFGKPESSTGLSLFGKPESSTGLSLFGKPESSTGLSLFGKPESNTGFSFGKPESSTGLSLFGKPESSTGLSLFGKPESSTGLSLFGKPESSTGLSLFGKPESSTGLSLFGKPESSTGLSLFGKPESNTGFSFGKPESSTGLSLFGKPESSTGLSLFGKPESSTGLSLFGKPESSTGLSLFGKPESSTGLSLFGKPESNTGFSFGKPESSTGLSLFGKPESNTGFSFGKPESSTGSPLFGKPESKTGSSFGKPADQPGVVEISILEN; encoded by the exons ATGTCGAGTAAAATGTCAGCCTCTATCTCATTGGAACAGGACCTCTTCAACTGTCCCATCTGTCTAGACCTGCTGAAAGATCCGGTGACTATGCCTTGTGGACACAGTCACTGTATGGGCTGTATCCAGGGCTTATGGGAGCAGGAGGACCAGATTGGAGGTCAGATCTGCCCCCAGTGCAAAGAAAGTCTTACACAACCTTGGCCCACTCTGAACCGAAATACTATTCTGGCTGAAATGGTGGCGAAACTGAAGAAGACAGAACTCCAAGCTGCTCCTCTTACGGAAGATGTGGTTGCGTGTGACTTCTGCACTAGAGGAGCGAACCAAGCTGTCAAGTCCTGCTTGGtgtgtctggcctcttactgtgagactcacctaAAGCCCCACTATGAAAACCCTGCCTTTGGAAGGCACACACTGTTGGATGCCACCCGACGATTACAGGAACGGGTTTGCTCAACTCATCACAAACTGCTGGAGATTTACTGCAGAACcgacaaactgtgtgtgtgtgtgagttgtgcACTGTATGATCACAAAGGCCATGTCACCGTCCCTGCATCAGCTGAAAGAATGGAGAAGCAG aaagagacagaagccACAGGAGGATCATGTCGACAGAAAGTCAAGGAAAAGGAAGAGGAGGCGGAGCACCTGAGGGGAGCGTTGATGTTGTTTAAG CGCTCTGCAAGGGAAGCTGTTCTGGCCAGCACCAGGACCCTCTCAGAGCTGAAAGTATACCTGGAGCGGAGGGGCAAcgaggtgaaggagctgatcaggGCTCAGGAGAAGGTGGAGGTGAACCGGGCGGAGGCCCAACTGCAGCGTCTGGAGCAGGAGATTATTGCGCTGAAGAAGAGAGACTCTGAGCTGAAGAAACTCACACTGACCCAAGATGACGCATACTTCCTTCAG CATTACCAAGACCCCAGTAGCTCTCCTGTATCTGAAGACCTGCCGAGCGTCAACATTGACCCGCTGTGTGATTTTGGGACAGTGAAGAGAGCTTATACTCATTTCAAGGAGCAGTTGGAATGCTTCTGTGATGGAGGAATGAAGAGGATATTGAACACAG TAAAAGCCATCCATATGCTTCAGTCACCAAAGCCCAGCCAAT CTCCAAAGACAATTGGTCAAGCCAATGGGAGCCCCCCAGCCTTCAAGCCCGCCCTGGTAATGGGGGAACCGACAGTAACCTGCAACACTCCCCTTTCCCTCTGTACAAAGTCCTCTATCTTGAAGTACTCTTCCATGAGCAAACCTCCAACTGGCACAGCGATCCTATTCACCAAAAAAGGGCCATCAAATGACACTAAACCTGCTGCTAGAGTAGAGGCCATCCTCGCCAAACCCTTGTCCACCACTGACAACCTTCTCTTGACCAAATCAGCATCTAATATGAACATCAATCCCCTGCTTACTAAATCCTTATCTAACACTGAAGGGTTCACGAAACCTGCATCTGGAGCTGGTATAGCAGTCCTTAACACCGAACCTGCTCCTACAACAAGTAGCAGCATTTTCAATTGTCCTGTTGGTGTTTGTGGTAAGCCTGCTGTTGACGTGGATGACTTTTGTAAGGCAGCATTAAACACTGACAGCGGTCCTTTCACCAAACTTGTATCTGACAACAATAGTAGGGAAAAGCATAGCACAGGTTTCTCCTTTGGCAAGCCTAAATGTAACACAGGTTCAGCCCTCTTTGGCAAGCCTGAATCTAACACAG GTTTATCCCTCCTTGGCAAGCCTGAATCTAACACAGGATTCTCATTTGGCAAGCCGGAATCTAGCACAGGTTTATCCCTCTTTGGCAAGCCGGAATCTAGCACAGGTTTATCCCTCTTTGGCAAGCCTGAATCTAGCACAGGTTTGTCCCTCTTTGGCAAGCCTGAATCTAGCACAGGTTTGTCCCTCTTTGGCAAGCCGGAATCTAGCACAGGTTTGTCCCTCTTTGGCAAGCCGGAATCTAGCACAGGTTTATCCCTCTTTGGCAAGCCTGAATCTAACACAGGATTCTCATTTGGCAAGCCGGAATCTAGCACAGGTTTATCCCTCTTTGGCAAGCCTGAATCTAGCACAGGTTTATCCCTCTTTGGCAAGCCGGAATCTAGCACAGGTTTATCCCTCTTTGGCAAGCCTGAATCTAGCACAGGTTTGTCCCTCTTTGGCAAGCCTGAATCTAGCACAGGTTTGTCCCTCTTTGGCAAGCCGGAATCTAGCACAGGTTTATCCCTCTTTGGCAAGCCTGAATCTAACACAGGATTCTCATTTGGCAAGCCGGAATCTAGCACAGGTTTATCCCTCTTTGGCAAGCCTGAATCTAGCACAGGTTTATCCCTCTTTGGCAAGCCGGAATCTAGCACAGGTTTATCCCTCTTTGGCAAGCCTGAATCTAGCACAGGTTTATCCCTCTTTGGCAAGCCTGAATCTAGCACAGGTTTGTCCCTCTTTGGCAAGCCGGAATCTAGCACAGGTTTATCCCTCTTTGGCAAGCCTGAATCTAACACAGGATTCTCATTTGGCAAGCCGGAATCTAGCACAGGTTTATCCCTCTTTGGCAAGCCTGAATCTAGCACAGGTTTATCCCTCTTTGGCAAGCCTGAATCTAGCACAGGTTTATCCCTCTTTGGCAAGCCTGAATCTAGCACAGGTTTGTCCCTCTTTGGCAAGCCGGAATCTAGCACAGGTTTATCCCTCTTTGGCAAGCCTGAATCTAACACAGGATTCTCATTTGGCAAGCCGGAATCTAGCACAGGTTTATCCCTCTTTGGCAAGCCTGAATCTAACACAGGATTTTCATTTGGCAAGCCGGAATCTAGCACAGGTTCACCCCTCTTTGGCAAGCCTGAATCTAAAACAGGATCCTCCTTTGGCAAGCCTGCAGACCAGCCTGGTGTCGTGGAGATTTCTATTTTAGAAAACTAA
- the LOC115170797 gene encoding nuclear pore complex protein DDB_G0274915-like isoform X3 — protein MSSKMSASISLEQDLFNCPICLDLLKDPVTMPCGHSHCMGCIQGLWEQEDQIGGQICPQCKESLTQPWPTLNRNTILAEMVAKLKKTELQAAPLTEDVVACDFCTRGANQAVKSCLVCLASYCETHLKPHYENPAFGRHTLLDATRRLQERVCSTHHKLLEIYCRTDKLCVCVSCALYDHKGHVTVPASAERMEKQKETEATGGSCRQKVKEKEEEAEHLRGALMLFKRSAREAVLASTRTLSELKVYLERRGNEVKELIRAQEKVEVNRAEAQLQRLEQEIIALKKRDSELKKLTLTQDDAYFLQHYQDPSSSPVSEDLPSVNIDPLCDFGTVKRAYTHFKEQLECFCDGGMKRILNTVKAIHMLQSPKPSQSPKTIGQANGSPPAFKPALVMGEPTVTCNTPLSLCTKSSILKYSSMSKPPTGTAILFTKKGPSNDTKPAARVEAILAKPLSTTDNLLLTKSASNMNINPLLTKSLSNTEGFTKPASGAGIAVLNTEPAPTTSSSIFNCPVGVCGKPAVDVDDFCKAALNTDSGPFTKLVSDNNSREKHSTGFSFGKPKCNTGSALFGKPESNTGSALFGKPESNTGSALFGKPESNTGLSLFGKPESSTGSALFGKPESNTGLSLLGKPESNTGFSFGKPESSTGLSLFGKPESNTGLSPFGKPESNTGFSFGKPESSTGLSLLGKPESNTGFSFGKPESSTGLSLFGKPESSTGLSLFGKPESSTGLSLFGKPESSTGLSLFGKPESSTGLSLFGKPESSTGLSLFGKPESNTGFSFGKPESSTGLSLFGKPESSTGLSLFGKPESSTGLSLFGKPESSTGLSLFGKPESSTGLSLFGKPESSTGLSLFGKPESNTGFSFGKPESSTGLSLFGKPESSTGLSLFGKPESSTGLSLFGKPESSTGLSLFGKPESSTGLSLFGKPESSTGLSLFGKPESNTGFSFGKPESSTGLSLFGKPESSTGLSLFGKPESSTGLSLFGKPESSTGLSLFGKPESNTGFSFGKPESSTGLSLFGKPESNTGFSFGKPESSTGSPLFGKPESKTGSSFGKPADQPGVVEISILEN, from the exons ATGTCGAGTAAAATGTCAGCCTCTATCTCATTGGAACAGGACCTCTTCAACTGTCCCATCTGTCTAGACCTGCTGAAAGATCCGGTGACTATGCCTTGTGGACACAGTCACTGTATGGGCTGTATCCAGGGCTTATGGGAGCAGGAGGACCAGATTGGAGGTCAGATCTGCCCCCAGTGCAAAGAAAGTCTTACACAACCTTGGCCCACTCTGAACCGAAATACTATTCTGGCTGAAATGGTGGCGAAACTGAAGAAGACAGAACTCCAAGCTGCTCCTCTTACGGAAGATGTGGTTGCGTGTGACTTCTGCACTAGAGGAGCGAACCAAGCTGTCAAGTCCTGCTTGGtgtgtctggcctcttactgtgagactcacctaAAGCCCCACTATGAAAACCCTGCCTTTGGAAGGCACACACTGTTGGATGCCACCCGACGATTACAGGAACGGGTTTGCTCAACTCATCACAAACTGCTGGAGATTTACTGCAGAACcgacaaactgtgtgtgtgtgtgagttgtgcACTGTATGATCACAAAGGCCATGTCACCGTCCCTGCATCAGCTGAAAGAATGGAGAAGCAG aaagagacagaagccACAGGAGGATCATGTCGACAGAAAGTCAAGGAAAAGGAAGAGGAGGCGGAGCACCTGAGGGGAGCGTTGATGTTGTTTAAG CGCTCTGCAAGGGAAGCTGTTCTGGCCAGCACCAGGACCCTCTCAGAGCTGAAAGTATACCTGGAGCGGAGGGGCAAcgaggtgaaggagctgatcaggGCTCAGGAGAAGGTGGAGGTGAACCGGGCGGAGGCCCAACTGCAGCGTCTGGAGCAGGAGATTATTGCGCTGAAGAAGAGAGACTCTGAGCTGAAGAAACTCACACTGACCCAAGATGACGCATACTTCCTTCAG CATTACCAAGACCCCAGTAGCTCTCCTGTATCTGAAGACCTGCCGAGCGTCAACATTGACCCGCTGTGTGATTTTGGGACAGTGAAGAGAGCTTATACTCATTTCAAGGAGCAGTTGGAATGCTTCTGTGATGGAGGAATGAAGAGGATATTGAACACAG TAAAAGCCATCCATATGCTTCAGTCACCAAAGCCCAGCCAAT CTCCAAAGACAATTGGTCAAGCCAATGGGAGCCCCCCAGCCTTCAAGCCCGCCCTGGTAATGGGGGAACCGACAGTAACCTGCAACACTCCCCTTTCCCTCTGTACAAAGTCCTCTATCTTGAAGTACTCTTCCATGAGCAAACCTCCAACTGGCACAGCGATCCTATTCACCAAAAAAGGGCCATCAAATGACACTAAACCTGCTGCTAGAGTAGAGGCCATCCTCGCCAAACCCTTGTCCACCACTGACAACCTTCTCTTGACCAAATCAGCATCTAATATGAACATCAATCCCCTGCTTACTAAATCCTTATCTAACACTGAAGGGTTCACGAAACCTGCATCTGGAGCTGGTATAGCAGTCCTTAACACCGAACCTGCTCCTACAACAAGTAGCAGCATTTTCAATTGTCCTGTTGGTGTTTGTGGTAAGCCTGCTGTTGACGTGGATGACTTTTGTAAGGCAGCATTAAACACTGACAGCGGTCCTTTCACCAAACTTGTATCTGACAACAATAGTAGGGAAAAGCATAGCACAGGTTTCTCCTTTGGCAAGCCTAAATGTAACACAGGTTCAGCCCTCTTTGGCAAGCCTGAATCTAACACAGGTTCAGCCCTCTTTGGCAAGCCTGAATCTAACACAGGTTCAGCCCTCTTTGGCAAGCCTGAATCTAACACAGGTTTGTCCCTCTTTGGCAAGCCGGAATCTAGCACAGGTTCAGCCCTCTTTGGCAAGCCTGAATCTAACACAGGTTTATCCCTCCTTGGCAAGCCTGAATCTAACACAGGATTCTCATTTGGCAAGCCGGAATCTAGCACAGGTTTATCCCTCTTTGGTAAGCCTGAATCTAACACAGGTTTATCCCCCTTTGGCAAGCCTGAGTCTAACACAGGATTCTCATTTGGCAAGCCAGAATCTAGCACAGGTTTATCCCTCCTTGGCAAGCCTGAATCTAACACAGGATTCTCATTTGGCAAGCCGGAATCTAGCACAGGTTTATCCCTCTTTGGCAAGCCGGAATCTAGCACAGGTTTATCCCTCTTTGGCAAGCCTGAATCTAGCACAGGTTTGTCCCTCTTTGGCAAGCCTGAATCTAGCACAGGTTTGTCCCTCTTTGGCAAGCCGGAATCTAGCACAGGTTTGTCCCTCTTTGGCAAGCCGGAATCTAGCACAGGTTTATCCCTCTTTGGCAAGCCTGAATCTAACACAGGATTCTCATTTGGCAAGCCGGAATCTAGCACAGGTTTATCCCTCTTTGGCAAGCCTGAATCTAGCACAGGTTTATCCCTCTTTGGCAAGCCGGAATCTAGCACAGGTTTATCCCTCTTTGGCAAGCCTGAATCTAGCACAGGTTTGTCCCTCTTTGGCAAGCCTGAATCTAGCACAGGTTTGTCCCTCTTTGGCAAGCCGGAATCTAGCACAGGTTTATCCCTCTTTGGCAAGCCTGAATCTAACACAGGATTCTCATTTGGCAAGCCGGAATCTAGCACAGGTTTATCCCTCTTTGGCAAGCCTGAATCTAGCACAGGTTTATCCCTCTTTGGCAAGCCGGAATCTAGCACAGGTTTATCCCTCTTTGGCAAGCCTGAATCTAGCACAGGTTTATCCCTCTTTGGCAAGCCTGAATCTAGCACAGGTTTGTCCCTCTTTGGCAAGCCGGAATCTAGCACAGGTTTATCCCTCTTTGGCAAGCCTGAATCTAACACAGGATTCTCATTTGGCAAGCCGGAATCTAGCACAG GTTTATCCCTCTTTGGCAAGCCTGAATCTAGCACAGGTTTATCCCTCTTTGGCAAGCCTGAATCTAGCACAGGTTTGTCCCTCTTTGGCAAGCCGGAATCTAGCACAGGTTTATCCCTCTTTGGCAAGCCTGAATCTAACACAGGATTCTCATTTGGCAAGCCGGAATCTAGCACAGGTTTATCCCTCTTTGGCAAGCCTGAATCTAACACAGGATTTTCATTTGGCAAGCCGGAATCTAGCACAGGTTCACCCCTCTTTGGCAAGCCTGAATCTAAAACAGGATCCTCCTTTGGCAAGCCTGCAGACCAGCCTGGTGTCGTGGAGATTTCTATTTTAGAAAACTAA
- the LOC115170797 gene encoding nuclear pore complex protein DDB_G0274915-like isoform X6, protein MSSKMSASISLEQDLFNCPICLDLLKDPVTMPCGHSHCMGCIQGLWEQEDQIGGQICPQCKESLTQPWPTLNRNTILAEMVAKLKKTELQAAPLTEDVVACDFCTRGANQAVKSCLVCLASYCETHLKPHYENPAFGRHTLLDATRRLQERVCSTHHKLLEIYCRTDKLCVCVSCALYDHKGHVTVPASAERMEKQKETEATGGSCRQKVKEKEEEAEHLRGALMLFKRSAREAVLASTRTLSELKVYLERRGNEVKELIRAQEKVEVNRAEAQLQRLEQEIIALKKRDSELKKLTLTQDDAYFLQHYQDPSSSPVSEDLPSVNIDPLCDFGTVKRAYTHFKEQLECFCDGGMKRILNTVKAIHMLQSPKPSQSPKTIGQANGSPPAFKPALVMGEPTVTCNTPLSLCTKSSILKYSSMSKPPTGTAILFTKKGPSNDTKPAARVEAILAKPLSTTDNLLLTKSASNMNINPLLTKSLSNTEGFTKPASGAGIAVLNTEPAPTTSSSIFNCPVGVCGKPAVDVDDFCKAALNTDSGPFTKLVSDNNSREKHSTGFSFGKPKCNTGSALFGKPESNTGSALFGKPESNTGSALFGKPESNTGLSLFGKPESSTGSALFGKPESNTGLSLLGKPESNTGFSFGKPESSTGLSLFGKPESNTGLSPFGKPESNTGFSFGKPESSTGLSLLGKPESNTGFSFGKPESSTGLSLFGKPESSTGLSLFGKPESSTGLSLFGKPESSTGLSLFGKPESSTGLSLFGKPESSTGLSLFGKPESSTGLSLFGKPESSTGLSLFGKPESNTGFSFGKPESSTGLSLFGKPESSTGLSLFGKPESSTGLSLFGKPESSTGLSLFGKPESSTGLSLFGKPESSTGLSLFGKPESNTGFSFGKPESSTGLSLFGKPESSTGLSLFGKPESSTGLSLFGKPESSTGLSLFGKPESSTGLSLFGKPESNTGFSFGKPESSTGLSLFGKPESNTGFSFGKPESSTGSPLFGKPESKTGSSFGKPADQPGVVEISILEN, encoded by the exons ATGTCGAGTAAAATGTCAGCCTCTATCTCATTGGAACAGGACCTCTTCAACTGTCCCATCTGTCTAGACCTGCTGAAAGATCCGGTGACTATGCCTTGTGGACACAGTCACTGTATGGGCTGTATCCAGGGCTTATGGGAGCAGGAGGACCAGATTGGAGGTCAGATCTGCCCCCAGTGCAAAGAAAGTCTTACACAACCTTGGCCCACTCTGAACCGAAATACTATTCTGGCTGAAATGGTGGCGAAACTGAAGAAGACAGAACTCCAAGCTGCTCCTCTTACGGAAGATGTGGTTGCGTGTGACTTCTGCACTAGAGGAGCGAACCAAGCTGTCAAGTCCTGCTTGGtgtgtctggcctcttactgtgagactcacctaAAGCCCCACTATGAAAACCCTGCCTTTGGAAGGCACACACTGTTGGATGCCACCCGACGATTACAGGAACGGGTTTGCTCAACTCATCACAAACTGCTGGAGATTTACTGCAGAACcgacaaactgtgtgtgtgtgtgagttgtgcACTGTATGATCACAAAGGCCATGTCACCGTCCCTGCATCAGCTGAAAGAATGGAGAAGCAG aaagagacagaagccACAGGAGGATCATGTCGACAGAAAGTCAAGGAAAAGGAAGAGGAGGCGGAGCACCTGAGGGGAGCGTTGATGTTGTTTAAG CGCTCTGCAAGGGAAGCTGTTCTGGCCAGCACCAGGACCCTCTCAGAGCTGAAAGTATACCTGGAGCGGAGGGGCAAcgaggtgaaggagctgatcaggGCTCAGGAGAAGGTGGAGGTGAACCGGGCGGAGGCCCAACTGCAGCGTCTGGAGCAGGAGATTATTGCGCTGAAGAAGAGAGACTCTGAGCTGAAGAAACTCACACTGACCCAAGATGACGCATACTTCCTTCAG CATTACCAAGACCCCAGTAGCTCTCCTGTATCTGAAGACCTGCCGAGCGTCAACATTGACCCGCTGTGTGATTTTGGGACAGTGAAGAGAGCTTATACTCATTTCAAGGAGCAGTTGGAATGCTTCTGTGATGGAGGAATGAAGAGGATATTGAACACAG TAAAAGCCATCCATATGCTTCAGTCACCAAAGCCCAGCCAAT CTCCAAAGACAATTGGTCAAGCCAATGGGAGCCCCCCAGCCTTCAAGCCCGCCCTGGTAATGGGGGAACCGACAGTAACCTGCAACACTCCCCTTTCCCTCTGTACAAAGTCCTCTATCTTGAAGTACTCTTCCATGAGCAAACCTCCAACTGGCACAGCGATCCTATTCACCAAAAAAGGGCCATCAAATGACACTAAACCTGCTGCTAGAGTAGAGGCCATCCTCGCCAAACCCTTGTCCACCACTGACAACCTTCTCTTGACCAAATCAGCATCTAATATGAACATCAATCCCCTGCTTACTAAATCCTTATCTAACACTGAAGGGTTCACGAAACCTGCATCTGGAGCTGGTATAGCAGTCCTTAACACCGAACCTGCTCCTACAACAAGTAGCAGCATTTTCAATTGTCCTGTTGGTGTTTGTGGTAAGCCTGCTGTTGACGTGGATGACTTTTGTAAGGCAGCATTAAACACTGACAGCGGTCCTTTCACCAAACTTGTATCTGACAACAATAGTAGGGAAAAGCATAGCACAGGTTTCTCCTTTGGCAAGCCTAAATGTAACACAGGTTCAGCCCTCTTTGGCAAGCCTGAATCTAACACAGGTTCAGCCCTCTTTGGCAAGCCTGAATCTAACACAGGTTCAGCCCTCTTTGGCAAGCCTGAATCTAACACAGGTTTGTCCCTCTTTGGCAAGCCGGAATCTAGCACAGGTTCAGCCCTCTTTGGCAAGCCTGAATCTAACACAGGTTTATCCCTCCTTGGCAAGCCTGAATCTAACACAGGATTCTCATTTGGCAAGCCGGAATCTAGCACAGGTTTATCCCTCTTTGGTAAGCCTGAATCTAACACAGGTTTATCCCCCTTTGGCAAGCCTGAGTCTAACACAGGATTCTCATTTGGCAAGCCAGAATCTAGCACAGGTTTATCCCTCCTTGGCAAGCCTGAATCTAACACAGGATTCTCATTTGGCAAGCCGGAATCTAGCACAGGTTTATCCCTCTTTGGCAAGCCGGAATCTAGCACAGGTTTATCCCTCTTTGGCAAGCCTGAATCTAGCACAG GTTTATCCCTCTTTGGCAAGCCTGAATCTAGCACAGGTTTATCCCTCTTTGGCAAGCCGGAATCTAGCACAGGTTTATCCCTCTTTGGCAAGCCTGAATCTAGCACAGGTTTGTCCCTCTTTGGCAAGCCTGAATCTAGCACAGGTTTGTCCCTCTTTGGCAAGCCGGAATCTAGCACAGGTTTATCCCTCTTTGGCAAGCCTGAATCTAACACAGGATTCTCATTTGGCAAGCCGGAATCTAGCACAGGTTTATCCCTCTTTGGCAAGCCTGAATCTAGCACAGGTTTATCCCTCTTTGGCAAGCCGGAATCTAGCACAGGTTTATCCCTCTTTGGCAAGCCTGAATCTAGCACAGGTTTATCCCTCTTTGGCAAGCCTGAATCTAGCACAGGTTTGTCCCTCTTTGGCAAGCCGGAATCTAGCACAGGTTTATCCCTCTTTGGCAAGCCTGAATCTAACACAGGATTCTCATTTGGCAAGCCGGAATCTAGCACAGGTTTATCCCTCTTTGGCAAGCCTGAATCTAGCACAGGTTTATCCCTCTTTGGCAAGCCTGAATCTAGCACAGGTTTATCCCTCTTTGGCAAGCCTGAATCTAGCACAGGTTTGTCCCTCTTTGGCAAGCCGGAATCTAGCACAGGTTTATCCCTCTTTGGCAAGCCTGAATCTAACACAGGATTCTCATTTGGCAAGCCGGAATCTAGCACAGGTTTATCCCTCTTTGGCAAGCCTGAATCTAACACAGGATTTTCATTTGGCAAGCCGGAATCTAGCACAGGTTCACCCCTCTTTGGCAAGCCTGAATCTAAAACAGGATCCTCCTTTGGCAAGCCTGCAGACCAGCCTGGTGTCGTGGAGATTTCTATTTTAGAAAACTAA